The Helianthus annuus cultivar XRQ/B chromosome 16, HanXRQr2.0-SUNRISE, whole genome shotgun sequence genome includes a window with the following:
- the LOC110917025 gene encoding uncharacterized protein LOC110917025 codes for MEKIMFKHEHPLNLIDLWSEQLQRKEEREEDEEENEYEEDEEENEDELVANQDFQCLCFLCHEEINWFHRYYYSCSRCSNYTIHKFCAELPDRVEDICEAGHTLVFYQPGYNWKCDICGRLSKPNEILYRCPICYYYVDANCVTKRLQKNIIYHPSHKHPLICMPKELLYECDACGKEHKGMFYQCRSCAWSNLIHSHCAFLPTKLQIQRPTNDIFSHIHPLTLAYSFPYTDYTSKQRPRCRVCLQGFYSCRKFWIYKCDKCRYYTHLDCATSRKEPFMSILTSPGTGKMIKNYEDAEHPNLLHLPFPDPSYSLLKHLFFKEDGLEVAKTHISHPHPLILDDARCTHTTSPTSSRTVSYHNPMKRIQLLCDGCLRPIMSGPVYVCANEENHCNFVLHEWCSRLPTELKDNPHHPDHTLIFHSKILEEFFGVFNCGLCRLPCNGFAYCCATCGYYIDVNCAFLPKEITHNSHPNHLLSLEGDSFICQTCDKFRIPLKNALLIPEKTTHMCDKHPMELSYFPIENHKSEYFCEICEEELNPEWTFYHCRECMQSIHLACAAASIIQYETYAVKRWKDDVHDFINVKFGGTYNNIKIHPHPLSFEQGIESDGQCTKCQDTLQYKMIFRCSNCKFAIHYYCCEASWYVKEEKERAIRFPIK; via the exons ATGGAAAAAATAATGTTCAAACACGAACATCCATTGAATCTCATAGATCTATGGTCGGAACAACTGCAACGTAAAGAAGAGCGTGAAGAAGATGAGGAAGAGAATGAGTATGAAGAAGACGAGGAAGAGAACGAGGATGAATTAGTTGCAAACCAAGACTTTCAATGCTTGTGTTTCCTATGTCATGAAGAAATCAATTGGTTTCATAGGTATTACTACTCTTGTTCTCGATGTAGCAATTACACTATCCATAAATTTTGTGCAGAACTTCCAGATAGAGTGGAAGACATTTGTGAGGCTGGTCATACTCTTGTCTTCTACCAACCGGGCTACAACTGGAAATGTGATATTTGTGGTCGACTTAGTAAGCCTAATGAGATACTTTATCGTTGCCCAATTTGTTATTATTATGTTGATGCAAATTGTGTTACAAAAAGGCTACAAAAGAATATAATCTATCATCCTAGCCACAAACACCCACTGATTTGCATGCCCAAAGAACTTTTATACGAGTGTGATGCATGTGGGAAGGAACATAAAGGGATGTTCTATCAGTGTCGCTCGTGTGCTTGGTCTAATCTCATTCATAGTCATTGTGCTTTCCTACCTACAAAGTTACAAATCCAACGTCCTACGAATGATATCTTCTCCCATATTCATCCTCTCACCCTCGCTTATTCCTTTCCGTACACGGATTATACGTCTAAACAAAGACCACGATGTAGGGTATGCCTTCAAGGGTTTTATTCATGTAGGAAGTTTTGGATATATAAATGTGATAAATGCAGATACTATACTCATCTAGATTGCGCAACATCAAGAAAGGAGCCCTTCATGTCCATCCTTACATCTCCAG GTACGGGCAAAATGATTAAAAACTATGAAGACGCTGAACACCCTAATCTTCTCCATCTTCCATTTCCTGATCCATCTTATAGCTTACTAAAACACTTGTTTTTCAAGGAAGATGGATTAGAGGTCGCCAAAACACATATTAGTCATCCGCACCCACTAATTCTTGATGATGCACGATGTACTCACACCACAAGCCCCACCTCTTCAAGAACAGTATCCTATCATAACCCAATGAAGAGGATTCAACTTTTGTGCGATGGATGCTTGAGACCAATTATGAGTGGTCCAGTTTACGTGTGTGCCAATGAGGAAAATCATTGCAACTTTGTGCTCCACGAGTGGTGCTCCCGACTGCCAACCGAATTGAAAGACAACCCTCATCACCCAGACCACACTCTGATTTTCCATTCAAAAATCCTCGAAGAGTTTTTTGGGGTCTTCAATTGTGGTCTTTGCAGGTTACCTTGCAATGGATTTGCTTACTGTTGTGCCACATGCGGTTACTACATCGACGTAAATTGTGCTTTCTTACCTAAAGAAATCACTCACAATTCTCATCCGAATCACCTCCTTTCATTAGAAGGTGATTCATTCATTTGCCAAACTTGTGATAAATTTCGTATACCCTTGAAGAATGCTTTGTTAATACCCGAGAAAACTACGCACATGTGTGACAAGCATCCTATGGAGCTGAGTTACTTTCCAATCGAGAACCATAAGAGTGAGTACTTTTGTGAAATTTGTGAGGAGGAATTGAATCCCGAGTGGACATTTTATCATTGTCGTGAGTGTATGCAGTCTATTCATCTAGCATGTGCTGCTGCGTCAATAATTCAGTATGAAACGTATGCTGTCAAAAGGTGGAAGGACGATGTCCATGATTTTATAAATGTGAAGTTTGGGGGCACATATAACAATATTAAAATACATCCACACCCCCTTTCATTCGAGCAAGGGATTGAAAGCGATGGTCAATGCACCAAGTGCCAAGACACACTCCAGTACAAAATGATCTTTAGGTGTTCAAATTGTAAGTTTGCAATTCATTACTATTGTTGTGAAGCGTCTTGGTAcgtaaaagaagaaaaagaaagagctaTTCGCTTTCCCATCAAGTAA